A genome region from Rhinopithecus roxellana isolate Shanxi Qingling chromosome 10, ASM756505v1, whole genome shotgun sequence includes the following:
- the RASSF8 gene encoding ras association domain-containing protein 8, which translates to MELKVWVDGVQRIVCGVTEVTTCQEVVIALAQAIGRTGRYTLIEKWRDTERHLAPHENPIISLNKWGQYASDVQLILRRTGPSLSERPTSDSVARIPERTLYRQSLPPLAKLRPQIDKSIKRREPKRKSLTFTGGAKGLMDIFGKGKETEFKQKVLNNCKTTADELKKLIRLQTEKLQSIEKQLESNEIEIRFWEQKYNSNLEEEIVRLEQKIKRNDVEIEEEEFWENELQIEQENEKQLKDQLQEIRQKITECENKLKDYLAQIRTMESGLEAEKLQREVQEAQVNEEEVKGKIGKVKGEIDIQGQQSLRLENGIKAVERSLGQATKRLQDKEQELEQLTKELRQVNLQQFIQQTGTKVTVLPAEPIEIEASHADIEREAPFQSGSLKRPGSSRQLPSNLRILQNPISSGFNPEGIYV; encoded by the exons ATGGAACTTAAAGTATGGGTGGATGGAGTTCAGAGGATTGTTTGTGGAGTCACTGAAGTCACAACTTGCCAGGAGGTTGTCATAGCCTTAGCTCAAGCAATAG GTCGAACTGGAAGGTACACCCTTATAGAGAAATGGAGAGATACTGAAAGACACTTAGCACCTCATGAAAATCCTATCATATCCTTAAACAAATGGGGGCAGTATGCTAGTGATGTGCAGCTCATTCTACGACGAACCGGGCCATCGCTTAGTGAGCGACCCACTTCAGACAGTGTGGCTCGAATTCCTGAAAGAACTTTATACAGGCAGAGTCTGCCCCCCTTAGCTAAACTGAGGCCTCAGATCGACAAATCAATCAAAAGGAGAGAACCGAAAAGAAAATCACTGACATTTACAGGAGGTGCCAAAGGATTAATGGACATTTTTGGAAAAGGTAAAGAAACTGAGTTTAAGCAAAAGGTGCTGAATAACTGCAAAACAACAGCAGATGAGTTGAAGAAGCTGATCCGTCTGCAGACAGAGAAGCTTCAATCCATTGAGAAACAGCTGGAATCTAATGAAATAGAAATACGATTTTGGGAGCAAAAGTATAATTCCAACCTTGAAGAGGAAATTGTCCGTCTAGAgcaaaagatcaaaagaaacgATGTAGAAATTGAGGAGGAAGAATTCTGGGAAAATGAATTACAGATTGAACAGGAAAATGAGAAACAGCTGAAGGATCAACTTcaagaaataagacagaaaataacagaatGCGAAAACAAATTAAAGGACTATTTGGCACAGATCCGGACTATGGAAAGTGGTCTTGAAGCAGAAAAATTGCAACGGGAAGTTCAGGAGGCACAGGTCAATGAGGAAGAGGTTAAAGGAAAGATCGGTAAGGTCAAAGGGGAAATTGACATTCAAGGCCAGCAGAGTCTGAGGTTGGAAAATGGCATTAAAGCTGTGGAAAGATCTCTTGGACAAGCCACCAAACGCTTACAG GACAAAGAACAGGAACTGGAGCAGTTGACTAAGGAGTTGCGGCAAGTCAATCTCCAGCAGTTTATCCAGCAGACGGGGACAAAAGTTACCGTTTTGCCAGCGGAGCCCATTGAAATAGAGGCTTCACATGCAGACATTGAAAGGG AGGCACCATTCCAGTCTGGGTCCCTGAAGCGACCTGGTTCATCTCGGCAGCTCCCCAGTAATCTCCGCATTCTGCAGAATCCTATCTCATCTGGTTTTAATCCTGAAGGCATATATGTATGA